Within Fervidobacterium thailandense, the genomic segment AAAGACATCGCGAAACGATAGTTAGGTCCAAGGTTTGCCGGTGAATCGGTGGTGAAAGCATGTGGCGTGTCGGAGTGTTCGCTATAGGTGTAATAACCTTGGCTTTGTTATCAGGAGTAGGCTGCGAGAGAGAGAAAGTTGAGAACAAGGCCTTTGACTTTAACAAAGCTATCGGTAAAGGTGTAAACATTGGAAACGCCCTCGAAGCCCCGTTTGAGGGCGCCTGGGGAGTAATCATAGAAGATGAATACTTCAAGATCATCAAAGAACGTGGTTTTTCGAGTGTTAGAATCCCAATTCGATGGTCCGCGCATGTTTCCAAAAATCCGCCGCACACAATCGACGAGAATTTTTTTAAGAGAGTACAGCACGTTGTTAATAAAGCCCTCGAGAACGGACTCGTTGTCATCATCAACACGCACCACTTCGAAGAACTGTACGAGGACCCAGACAGGTACGGTGATGTACTCGTGAGTATCTGGGAACAGGTTTCAAAGAGGTTTAAAGATTATCCTGAAAGACTTTACTTTGAGATATACAATGAACCCGCAAGAAACTTAACACCTTCGAAATGGAACGAGCTTTATCCCAGGGTTTTGAAGGTCATCAGGAAGTATAACCCAACGCGACCCGTGATAGTAGACGCACCGAATTGGGCACACTATTCGGCCGTTGAGTATTTGAAACTTATCAACGATCCGTTCATAATCGTCTCGTTCCACTATTATGAGCCGTTCAACTTCACGCACCAAGGTGCCGAATGGGTATCCCCATCTCCACCGTTAGGCACAAAGTGGATGGGAACGGATGCGGAAGTTGCGGAGATGAGGAAACACTTCCAGTTCGTCCACGAATGGGCTAAGAGAAACAATGTGCCCATCTTTCTTGGAGAGTTCGGAGCTTACGGGAAAGCCGACATGGAATCGCGTGTCAGGTGGACCGCAACGGTAAGACAACTGGCCGAAGAATTCGGATTCAGTATGGCTTACTGGGAATTCTGTGCTGGATTCGGTCTGTACGATCGGATCGAAGGCAAGTGGATAGAACCATTGACTACGGCCGCTGTGGGCAAGTGATTATGCGGACCCATCCTGGAAAATAAAAACACGGCTGGTAGAAACTCCTCCAGCCGTGTTTTCTTTTTGATTTTCCTTTTTCGGATTATCCAAGTGTTCGTGGATCCATTGCGTCTCTCAAACCATCACCGACGAAGTTGAATGCCAGCACAACGATGAAGATAAAGGCACCGGGAATTAGCAACCACGGGGAGTTTTGGAGTATATCAACATCTTGCGCTGCTGCAAGCATGTTACCCCACGAAGCGGACGGTTCACGGATACCCAATCCGAGGAACGAAAGCCCCGCTTCACCGAGTATGTAACCTGGAATAGAAAGCGTCGAACTAACAATTAAGTAAGTGGCAAGGTTGGGCATAATATGTCGCCACATAACTCTCCGGTCAGGGTATCCAAGAGCGATAGCCGCTTCAACGTACTCGCGTTGTCTTTCAGCCAAGATCTGTCCTCGGACAATCCTCGCCCTACCAGGCCAACCAAGGAACGCGAGGATGAAGACCAGAAGCATATAGGTCTGAGAGCTCGGTAAGTCGATCGGTAATAACGCTCTGAGGAGTAGCAAGAGATAAAACTGTGGAATTGCCATGATAATCTCACAGAGCCTCATTATAACCTCATCGACCATACCACCGTAGTAACCGGCTAAACCTCCAAAAAGGAGCGATAACAACAGTGTTATCGTCAGACCTATGAATCCTATACTGAGCGAAATGCGCGAAGCGAATATGATACGGCTCCAGACATCCCTTCCATATCTATCCGTTCCAAAGATGTTTATACTCACAAGCTCACTGTTGTCGTAGTTGTCAACTCCGAAGAGGTGATAGTGCAATGGGATTATCCAGAATAAATATCCAACCCGACCAGGATCCGTCTTGTTCGGTCCCCAAGATTTCACGAACCACTTTATCGGGTAGAATTTGTAGTCGTATGAAACCAGTTTTGCATTCGTTAAATCAATTTGATGCTCGTTGTAATCTTTGTCGTAATACTTGATAGCTAAAAGTCGTTCCTCGAGTTTCACTTCGGTGAGTCTTTCGAGGGCTTCCTGTTCGCTCGTAGCAAAGAATCCCATCTTCCAACCTTCATTCTGCGCAACAACGGATCTTGCCGTTCGGGAGTTCGTAATTTTAACGTTGAAACCCTCCTTGAGTAATTCGTCCTCGAGCCCGAAAATAAGGTAGTCCTTGTCCTCCGTGTCGTCTTTGTACTGTTTCCATTCGCCATCGATTTTCGCAAACCCGAGAGTCTGAACCACGAGTTTTATTGAAGGTGATACAACAATTTCACCATCAAGCTTTCTGCCTTTCGGTAAATACTTCGGAATTATCTTTCCATCTCTCTCCTCCACAACCGTACTACTCACGATCGTTAGTTCACGTCCATCGTTAAATCTCACTTTTATTTTGCTTGGAAATAGTGCGGATTGAGTGGTCCTCGTATATCTCAGCGGATCTATGTAACTTACCTCGGGAAGCACAAACGGTGCCATTCTCGTTTTTAAATCAACCGTTTCGTACTTGGTGTAAATCTTCGTCGGCTTTTTAAAGAACTGATTCAAGTTCTGCTGAAAGGGGTTGTAAGGTGCTAAGAAATCAGCAAAAATCATCGCGATGTACATCACGATCAGTACCCACATTCCAAACATTGCGAGCTTGTTCTTCTTGAATGCCCGCCACATTAACTGTCCGCGGGTTAGATAGACTTCTTCAAAATCAATACTTTCCGTCTCCTCCGTACTGTTGGTAACTACCGTCTGCGCTTGCGCCTTCTTGAATTTCTCAAGCTTTTCTTTCTTTGTCATTTCTTCGGGCACCTCCCTTACCTGATCATTCGTACCTGATTCGTGGATCGACGGCGGCCAGGAGAATATCACCCACAAGGTTTCCAAGAACGAGCAATATCGTACCGATGACCGTACTGGCCATAACGACGTAGTAGTCCTTTTGAAGAAGTGCTTGATAGGTCAACCTACCGAGTCCTGGCCAGGAGAAGATCGTTTCCGTGATGACTGCACCGCTTAACAGACCTGCCAAACTGTAACCGAACATGGTTACAAGTGGGTTTATCGCGTTCCTCAGTGCATGCTTGTATATGACAACCCTTTCGGGCATTCCTTTCGCTCGGGCAAATTCAACGTAATCTTCGTTGAGGACATCAAGAAGACTACCTCTCATGTAACGCATCAAACCGGCAAAACCACCGAAAGTTAAGGTGAAAGCCGGCAGCTGTAATCTCCAGAATATATCTTTGAACGCGTTCCACACATCCATCTTTGTATTTTCAGGACTGTACATACCACCAATTGGGAACCATCCCGTCTTCGCTGCCATGTAAAGCAGTAGCAATGCGAGGAAGAAACCCGGAACCGCCAATCCGCTGAACGCAACAACTGTCAATATCTTATCGGTTAATGTGTACTTTTTCAGGGCTGACACCACACCGAGTACAACACCAATGATCCAGGAAAGCACGAACGAATAAAGCGAGAGTACCAATGTTCCAAGTAACCTTTCGTAAATTAAACTTGCAACAGGTCTTCTGTAGTAGAATG encodes:
- a CDS encoding glycoside hydrolase family 5 protein; this translates as MWRVGVFAIGVITLALLSGVGCEREKVENKAFDFNKAIGKGVNIGNALEAPFEGAWGVIIEDEYFKIIKERGFSSVRIPIRWSAHVSKNPPHTIDENFFKRVQHVVNKALENGLVVIINTHHFEELYEDPDRYGDVLVSIWEQVSKRFKDYPERLYFEIYNEPARNLTPSKWNELYPRVLKVIRKYNPTRPVIVDAPNWAHYSAVEYLKLINDPFIIVSFHYYEPFNFTHQGAEWVSPSPPLGTKWMGTDAEVAEMRKHFQFVHEWAKRNNVPIFLGEFGAYGKADMESRVRWTATVRQLAEEFGFSMAYWEFCAGFGLYDRIEGKWIEPLTTAAVGK
- a CDS encoding ABC transporter permease codes for the protein MTKKEKLEKFKKAQAQTVVTNSTEETESIDFEEVYLTRGQLMWRAFKKNKLAMFGMWVLIVMYIAMIFADFLAPYNPFQQNLNQFFKKPTKIYTKYETVDLKTRMAPFVLPEVSYIDPLRYTRTTQSALFPSKIKVRFNDGRELTIVSSTVVEERDGKIIPKYLPKGRKLDGEIVVSPSIKLVVQTLGFAKIDGEWKQYKDDTEDKDYLIFGLEDELLKEGFNVKITNSRTARSVVAQNEGWKMGFFATSEQEALERLTEVKLEERLLAIKYYDKDYNEHQIDLTNAKLVSYDYKFYPIKWFVKSWGPNKTDPGRVGYLFWIIPLHYHLFGVDNYDNSELVSINIFGTDRYGRDVWSRIIFASRISLSIGFIGLTITLLLSLLFGGLAGYYGGMVDEVIMRLCEIIMAIPQFYLLLLLRALLPIDLPSSQTYMLLVFILAFLGWPGRARIVRGQILAERQREYVEAAIALGYPDRRVMWRHIMPNLATYLIVSSTLSIPGYILGEAGLSFLGLGIREPSASWGNMLAAAQDVDILQNSPWLLIPGAFIFIVVLAFNFVGDGLRDAMDPRTLG
- a CDS encoding ABC transporter permease, giving the protein MLKYIARRLVILIPELWIITIIVFTLLQLSPGDFLDQYRLDPSVSKETLKAMEREYGLDKPAVVQYFYWLGKVVRFDFGQSFYYRRPVASLIYERLLGTLVLSLYSFVLSWIIGVVLGVVSALKKYTLTDKILTVVAFSGLAVPGFFLALLLLYMAAKTGWFPIGGMYSPENTKMDVWNAFKDIFWRLQLPAFTLTFGGFAGLMRYMRGSLLDVLNEDYVEFARAKGMPERVVIYKHALRNAINPLVTMFGYSLAGLLSGAVITETIFSWPGLGRLTYQALLQKDYYVVMASTVIGTILLVLGNLVGDILLAAVDPRIRYE